In Myxocyprinus asiaticus isolate MX2 ecotype Aquarium Trade chromosome 32, UBuf_Myxa_2, whole genome shotgun sequence, one genomic interval encodes:
- the LOC127423144 gene encoding V-set and transmembrane domain-containing protein 4-like translates to MKISAVVTALLTSVLFENVCSAINVTVTPSPFTLVAEGNNVTLSCKVTQRRRSESLPVVRWMFLPEWGEEELLVARVNMRRAKFYGNYTKSFSKPKMKLTVVKQGKIFNLLILNVTEQDRGLYSCKVQEFKKHQERWKASTNSSASTQLGVHVLPAARPKEELWSLFEDVYLCAVLVCCVGLLCMCMFTVAVSCQYLQRKRRLKENYHLVKSPQNSSGETVTSVVSLSPAIPKKERKYKKKKITEQPDVPPEIPAKAPIADKIRKPKLLKPQPRKVVLPKIAEESLTYAELELIKPLPDAKTAKTGTVYAQILFEDKPV, encoded by the exons ATGTGTGCTCCGCTATCAATGTCACAGTCACTCCCTCTCCATTCACATTGGTGGCAGAGGGGAATAACGTCACCTTGTCCTGTAAGGTGACCCAGCGGCGTAGATCGGAGAGTCTGCCTGTTGTGCGCTGGATGTTCCTGCCTGAGTGGGGAGAAGAGGAGCTACTGGTGGCCAGGGTTAACATGCGGAGAGCAAAGTTCTACGGAAACTATACCAAGAGCTTCAGCAAGCCCAAAATGAAGCTGACAGTGGTGAAACAGGGCAAGATATTTAACCTCCTCATCTTGAACGTCACAGAACAGGACAGGGGTCTTTACAGCTGCAAGGTCCAGGAGTTTAAAAAGCATCAGGAACGTTGGAAAGCTTCAACCAACAGCTCAGCCTCCACACAGCTAGGAG TCCATGTTCTCCCTGCTGCAAGACCAAAGGAAGAACTCTGGAGTCTGTTTGAAG ATGTGTATCTATGTGCAGTGCTGGTTTGTTGTGTTGGGCTCTTGTGCATGTGCATGTTCACTGTGGCTGTGAGCTGTCAATATCTGCAGAGGAAGAGACGTTTAAAAG AAAACTATCATTTGGTCAAGAGCCCACAGAACAG CTCAGGGGAGACAGTCACTAGTGTAGTGAGTCTGTCCCCAGCTATTcccaaaaaagagagaaagtacaagaaaaagaaaatcacggAGCAGCCAGACGTACCACCAGAGATACCGGCTAAAG CCCCTATTGCAGACAAAATCCGAAAGCCAAAGCTTTTAAAACCTCAACCCAGGAAAGTCGTTTTG CCCAAAATTGCTGAGGAGAGCCTAACATATGCTGAACTTGAACTGATAAAGCCACTGCCCGATGCCAAAACTGCAAAGACAGGAACTGTATATGCTCAAATACTATTTGAAGATAAGCCAGTCTAG